DNA sequence from the Pleurocapsa sp. PCC 7319 genome:
CATCAGAAATATTGGCTATTTGAATAAACTCTGCTGCACCTTGAACTGCATCCAAAATATCAATTGCAACTATTGCCGATTTGGTCTCGGAAAAATCTTCTATTTGATGTTGAACGCTATTATTAGCGGATACAGGTAGATTATTAATCCCAAACATCCACAAGATCAGTACAGGCTTTTGCCACATTTTTGAGCATTTATTACTGTTTATATTCATTAAAATTTTTTCTATAGTTGACATTCTTCTAATTTAATAACTTATTGTATATAAATTTTCCAAGTAACTAAAAGTATATCTTGAGATAGATACAGTCATGAATATAAGATAATATGCAGTATTCAAAATTTAGGTCAATAACTCTGCGTTATTAATCAATTTCTCAGGCTTTTTTCTAAATTTGCAAATTTTATATATCTTTAGTTAGATGTGAGTAAGTTACGATAACAGCTATTAATATGAGTAATAGAAAAAATATTGAGGTAAACTTATGTTATTCAATAAGTTAAACAACTGGTTAAAATCTTCTTTGCGTTTATTGTTAACAGCTTTTGTCTGTGGATTATTGTTTATCTCTAGTGCTTATCCAGCACAGGCAGCAACTAGTAGAGCAACTGAGGGAGAAGCTAGTTTAAATAGAGTTCAAGCAAAAACTGATGAAGTTGCTAGTTCTAATCCCCGTGGCATCAATGAAGTAACTAAAGAAGCACAAAAAGGCTTAAATGCTGTGCAAGGTGGTGCAGATGCAGATAAAATGATTTCTCCCGACGAAGCTAATGCAACTACTGTGAAAGAAAAAGCAGCTAACTTGTTGGATAATTTGAAAAACTAGTGGACAAAAGTTTATAGGATAGAAAACTCTAAGCCATTAGGTATTTAATATTATTAATCCTGATTATCTCTAGTTCTTTTTGAGCAGGTATAATCGGGATTTTAACCTTATTGACGTTATTGACAAAATTTAAACTGACGCGATATCGATGGTTAGTCATGCCAAATCTATCGTAGATGTCAATGCCGCCAAATAATGATAGTAGTAGTCAAAGCGATCGCCATTGTTCCTGGAATCAAAGCTAACCAACCGCCTTGGCTTAAAACTAACCAACAGACACCAGACAAAACAATCACACAACCAGTAATAGCCAAGCTGCGATACAGATAATTTTGCTTAAGAACTATAATTAATCCGCTACCAAGAGACCAAAACCAAATCCAGAGGTAGTCTCCCCAAAAAGGTAGCCACCAAATCAGCGGACGATTGTCTTCTACGGCACTGACAAGTTGACTAACAACATGGGCATGAAGATATAAGCCTCTGATTTCTCCGATCGGAGTATCGTGAAGATCGGGAACTGATTTAGCGGTTACACCAATCAAAACAATACGATTTTTGATCCAGCTAGGATCGAAAGTATCCTGTTCTTCTAAAATGTCTCTAACAGATACTTGCTGAGCGATTTGGGGAGTACGACGATAAGAAATAAGTAATTGATTGCCACGATCATCAAATTTTTGATATCCGCCACTACCATTAACTAATCTGGTAACTAATTGTGAGCCAAATTGCCAATTATTTCCCTTGGTAGTTACGGGTATATTGCGACTTTGAAAAAAACGAGAAACTAATTGCAACACAAAAGAATAATTACTCTCACAATATGAGGTTTGAGTGAGTGGGTTATCGCTGCGAGAGAGTAAATAGCGACGGACATGATCGTCTTGACCATTGGTTATTTTCAAGTCGTCGTAAATGTTATCAAAACCTACCTGTTCAGGAGGACTATCTGGTGGTGGAGCAACACTATTATTTAAACTATCACCCAGACAAATACTAATTACATTAGGGTATTGCCAATAGCTTTGGGATTTTGAATTTTGGTGCTTATTATTAGATGGAACTGGATAGTCGCGAAATATATCAATCCCAATAATTGCTGGTTGATGCTGCTGTATCTTATCAACTAACTCAGCTAAAATATCATCTGGAAGAGGATATTTATAATTGTTGCTGCTAATATCCTGCTCATCTGCACCGATAATTAGCATCCGTTGATCCCCTGATTCTGAGGGCAGTTTTTGACTGAGATAATCAAAGGCTTTTAATTCCCAACCCTGGAGCATTCCTAAAGATCTTAAGCCAATTACTGCCACAGTAGCGATCGCACTACTAGCTAAAACCAGAGGAATTTTTAGTCGTCGCCGGAAAACATGGTTAGTAACAGACTCTCGTTTTTGCCGATAAAGTTGTTGCCATGCTGGAGGTATTTCTGCTGGATTTTGCACAATTACCGGCAACCAGGTGGCACAGGGATAATGGTCTTCTAATCCTTGTAATCTGGCTCTAGCTTCCCGTACTGCCAGGTAAAAACTTTCTCCCTTGGCATAAGCAGTTAAGAAATATTTTAAAAATTCCTGAGCTACTTTATCCTCCACTGGTTCTCGCATGACAATAATTTGAGGAATCTTTAAATCTGCTAGCTCGTGAGCTAATCCCAGACCATCACAGGAATTAAAAATCGCGATTTTTAAACCGCTGGCTACAGCTTTGGTCAAGGCATACCTTAACTCATTGGTGGTTAAATTATCCTGTTGATTAATTTGAATGCAGCCTGTCTTTTTATGGCAATCACTATTACTATGTCCCGCAAAAAAAAGAATATCCCATCCTTGAGTATCCCATAACTTTTCGGTTATCTCTTTTCTGCTTGTTTCAGTTAATAAGGTAACGGAGCTATTAGGCAACTGTTCCAGTAAACAGCGATCGAGATCTGTATTAATTCCCTGGCTATTACCAATAATGGCTAAGATTCTGACATGAGTTTTTAAATTAATTACACTTCGCTTTTCCTTTTCATAAGACGGCTTACTAAGAGCTATTTCTGCTTTAGTATAAGGCTCAAACCAATTAACTAAATGCCAAGGTAAACACTGTAGTAGTATATTTTCTGTTTGAATGAGAATTCTAATTTCATCAACAGGACTTAATCTCGATAAAAATCTTTCTTTGAGGTGGCGAAAAGAATCTGCATCTAGCCAATTATTGATGCTGCTTAACAATTTTGTGGCAGCGCGATCGCAATTTTCTGAACGAGAATAGTTTGAAATAAATGCTTTATTTGATTCTAATCGAGTTGATAATCTTAACCCTAAATAAGCTGTTTGCCATAATTTATATTGTTGAAGAATATGAGGAGCTGCTGGCAGTTGAGAACAAATTTCTAGTTCAGCAGGTAAACCTTCTTGGCTTATTTGTAAGGTAACAGAAAACCCTGTGGCCAAACTTCCTTCTGTAATTTTCAAAGAAACTATATAGACAGACATAAGCTGTTAATCATGGAATATTGAGTCAGGAAATTTTAAAGCTGAAATTGTTCCGTAAGCTCAGCATTATCTAAAATTATTTTGACTGTAAACCGCTCTTCCTTTTGTCCACTAAATTGCAGTTGAATAAAGTTATCTTGGCTTCTGGATTGAGCTTGCATAAAAACTTCCCCCGATGATTCTATGACTTTCAAGATAAGAGCTTCAGGTAAGTAAGCATCATTGGGTCGAGGATGTACTTGTAGGGTAACGGCAATTTTGTCCTTTAGTTCAGGGTTAATTTCTACTAGCAGTACTACCTGGCGATCTCTTAATTGAATTCCCAGGTCGATTAATTTGGCTCTCTGGACAATATTTTCTATATTTTCTGATTCTAAAGAATTCTCGGGAGTCAATTCAGTATTTCTAAATCCCCAGTTTAGAGTTAATTGCTCTGGATTTAAGAGACTCTCTACTGTTTTCCAACCAGCAGTGAAAATATTATGCAACCAGAGGTCAAGATTAACTAATGGGGGAGTAAAAGTTAATTCTTTTACATCGTGTAAATGATCTATTAATGCTTCTATAGGTCTTAAGTCAGTAATAGTCAACTCTTCGGTAGTTACTTGGGGTACAAATCCGAGGAGTTTAGCATTTTTAAAGGAATCGTCAATTTTGACAATGACATATCCAAGACGTAAATCCCAAACTTCCATCGGAATATGACAACTAGAATCGGCACTTCTAACGGGTCGGCATTCTAGTTTCCCCAGCTCGAAAATGTCTAAATCTGCGACATTGTCACAGATTCGCATAACTGGATCCCAGCTATCACTACCAGCTAAATTTGTAGGTATACCCAGTAGATCCAAATAATTTTTGACTGTTAAAACTGCAAGGGTATTTAAAAATATTTGTTCTGCTTTTTGCTGATTAAATTGTTGGCTAGCAAAATTATTGGCTATTTTTCTACTGTCTGAGGTTATAGGTAATGCAATAGCAATATTTTCTATATTTTGAAAATCAAGAATCATAATAACTTAAACCGTATTTATATATACCCTTGAGATCTACTAAATTCTCGTAGAAGTGGTTTACATTTACGTTGATAAAAACTACTCAAAGTTCCTGCCGGAATTCCATATTCTGCTGCTAAATTTTTCCAAGGAGTTTCTGGCGGTAACCTGTTCAAAATTAAAAGCTGACAAGTGATTTGCGGATGTCGATCTAAATAAGTGTAACTTAACTTATCCTCGGGATCGTTTGTCGCCCATTCTTCAATCTCTTGTAATATGGGAAAAAAATTAGCTTTGGCAGGTAAATTATCTACAGGATCAATAATTTTATTGTTTTCATCAACTCGAACAGATGCTCTTTGTTTTTTTTGCTTTTCTATTTTGATGTAACCATCTTTTAATCGCCATCTCAGATAGTTATTTAGCCAAGTGATAATACTAGCTTTATTTGGATCATATGGCTTAGCAGTTTTTTGCTCACAAATATTTTGACAAAAATAAATCCAGGTTTCTTGTAATGCATCTTCGTAATAGGGAGTGTTTTCTTTCCATAACTTATGATCGACCAATCGTATAATTCGCGTTAATATTTTTTGACGTTTTCTATGCCCAGGAGGGTATTTACAGGCTTCTTGGACGAGCCAGGTTAAATTGTCTGATATTTTCACAATATAGTACTTTTGTACCAAAATAGCCAGTAACAAATAGCGGTTAGTAAGCCACACACCGACAACTTTAAACTTTAATCAATAGTGGGCTAATTTAAACCCACATCTAATAGTTTTAAGTAGACTTTTGATTTTGCTAATTTCAGCAGTTTGGATTCTACACTGTATTCAGCTCAATAATGAGGTCTAGTTAAATTTCAAGTTTAAACATAATCGTTGTGCAATTTGTTATAAAAATTAATATTATATTTAGTTTAAATTAAGCATTAAATTTACTGGTATCATTCAGTTGAGACTATAGCTTAATCATCTATCAACTAGTTATTGACTAATTGAAAATGTATGTTTAGACTTCTTGTAAGTTGTAGTATAAATATGAATAATACGAAGTTAAATCTAAAAAACTCTTCCACTTAATAGCTGATAGTTAATAGCCACCAGCTTTTATGACAACTAAATATTTGTTTTTCTACGAAAGTATCTAAAAATGTTTTTAAAAACTATTTACTCCCAAAGGCAAAGGCAAAATAATCAGTGGATAATTGGGTATTTAAAAGCTTGGCAATTAATCTTTATTTTGCTTGTAATTACTTTTTGTGCTGCTCCTCAATCTGCACAAGGTAAAGAAAAAAAGAATACCAGTAATAGATTACCTCCAGCGCCAAAAACAGGTTCTCCTGAAGGAGATTTTTCTGCTGGGGGAACTAGAGGAAATAAGCCCTGGAATTTTGTTTGTGGAGACAAGACTCAAAATATATCTTATTTACTAGGAGACAGAAATAGAGAGTTTACGGCCGCTGCTTATCCTAGTTTCTGGTTTCACATTCCTAATAATATTGATCGTACAACCGAGATCAAGTTCGTAGTTTCAGAGCTAAAAACCGGAAAAAAAGTATACGAGCGAGTAATTCAGGGAACAAATAAATCAGGAATTTTAGGTATTACCTTACCTCAAGAAAAACAATACGCTTTATCTTCAGAAGCAAACTACAGTTGGAGTCTCTCAGTGGATTGTGCTGGACCATATCGGGGGTCAGAAACTATTTTGGCAGGATGGATAACTCGTTTGTCATCGGACTCTAAATTAGAAAAACAATTAGCTGCAGCTTCTAAGCCAGAAAGGTCTGAGGTTTACCTAGAAAACAACTTTTTATACGATGCCCTAACCGAATTAGCCCAGGGTCGCATGGCTCAACCAAATAACACTCAAATAGAAAGGGCTTGGAATCAGTTACTGATTAAACTAGGTTGGCAAGACTTAGCTCATCAAAAGTCCTCTATTGAACCATGTATCTTAGATCTACAAATTAGTAGCAATCAAAAGTAAAGGGCGAAGCCCTTTACTAGCTAAATCTTAGTTTTATAGCCAATTTCCCACTAAGATAAATGCCGACCAAAAAAAAGGGTGGGCAAACGAATCGTTCTTTAGGGTCGAGATTTGGGCTTGACGGAGTGCTTCAGCTTTAGTTATGTTGCCTTGAGCTAATGCCTCATAAAAATGTGTCATTAGGGTGGCAGTAGCTAGATCGCTAACTGGCCATAAAGATGCCACTGTACTCCTGGCTCCTGCACGAACTGCAATTCCTGCTAATCCCAAGGCAGCTAAGCGATCGCCTGAAGCTGTTTCACAAGCACTAAGCACCAGTAAATCAATGGGACGTAGTTGCTTACTATCTCCACGAAGGAGACGACTTAACTCATCAATATTGATTCGATTATCCCAAGTCAAAATAAAGGTATCATCAGCATTGGAGCTAAATTGACCATGAGTTGCCAGGTGAACTACCCGAAAAGGAGTCTGACTGGCAAAGCGATTAAAGTTGAGTTCCGTAAAACTATCATTGAGCAACACCGAGGAAGTAAATAGAGGTTGAATTCGCTCAATTTCTTGTTTAACTCCTGGCAAGCTAGGAAAACCCTGACGAGATTCAGAAAGTCCTGCTAATAATATGTTTTGTTGCTCTACGTCAATGGCTTGTAATTCGGTTAGTTGTAAACTAGGAGCGATCGCCACACTGTATTTCTCAATTAAATATTGTTGACCATCATGTAGGGCAGCAGGGGGAAGGTTACGCAAAATACCATCGGGAACAAAAACTAAAGTTTGGATATTGTTAGTTTTTAGCTCTGCCTCTAAAGGGCGAATTAACCAATCATAAGCCTGCTGGAAGAGCTTTAAATTTAGACGGCGAGGCTCAAGCAGTTGACTATTAGCAGAGGTAATCACCAGCTCGATTTCTGCTGGAGGTAGTTTAGTAGCATAATGGCGTAATGGTTGATTAGGAATAGCTGCAACCACTTCTAGCCGATTACCAAGCACAATAGTGTAGATAACTGCTGCTGTAGGATCTAGTTGATCGATTTGTTGGGGTTTGGTATCTAAACAGGCATCGCGAAAGAAATTATCTAGTTCAGCCACTTGTAGCGATTCAATTATTTGTCTCGTTTGATTTAATTCAGCTTGGCTTGCTTGAGGATCTAACAAGAGAACTGCTAATTCCCGATAAACAGGCTCGATTTGATCGCGAAAAGAGTATTGTACATCCGAACTAATAGCTACCAAATCGCTTCTTAAAATCTGTAGATTGTCCGTTGCCTGAGTATAAGCGGCGATCGCCTTGGCTCTATTGCCCTGAGCCTTCAGGATGCGACCCAGTTGCCATTGCCATTGATAAGTTAATTCTCTGGCATTGATACTTTGTGCAGTCACTAAAGCTTTTTGGGTAATGGCTCTGGCTGCTGACCATTGTTGATTACGTTCATAAAGATGACCCAAAACTCCCAGGGCTTCGGCTTCAGTCCTTTTAATATCTAATTTTTGAGCTTGCTTAATTCCACTAACTAATAATTCTGCTATTTGTCTTGGTTCAGTATCCAAATTAAGCAGATGTCGCGCTAAACTAATTTGACCCTGAATGGTAGTTTGCTGCTCAGGGAGTTGAGTTAGAAGTTGCTCAATTTCTGTGACTAAGTTGGAGGTAGCTTTCTTGTCTTGTAAGCTAATTAAAACACCGAGCAGATCCAGTTTGGCTCTTAATTGAATGCTTGGCTGCGGTGCTATATCAATCGCCTGTTGATAATAGTCAAGGGCTACTGGCAGTCGCTCTTGAAATCTGGCGTTATTCCCTAAACTCAAGAAAATATCAGCTATAGTCGAATTATCCTCTAGTTTTTTGGCGATCGCTAGTCCTGAATTTAATGTTGTCTGAGCAGCCTGATATTTCCCAACTCGATTCAAAACGTCACCAAGATTGAGTAAAGCCTGAGCTTTGATTAAAGTATCAGGTTTATTTTGAAGTTGTTTTTTAGTTGCAGTGAGAGTTTTAATACTCTGAGAGTACAGACCCAATGCCTGTAGCGCGTATGCTTGGTAAATTTTCCCCTGAATTAATCCTGAAATATTCCCTTGCTCTTCATACAAAGAAGTAGCCTGCTGCCAAGTCTCTAAAGCTGCTTGCGATCGCCCTAAAGATAATTCTACTTGTCCTTTAACTTCCCCAACTTGGGCTAATAACTGACTCCTTTCTGGTTCATGATTAATCGCTTGAATCAACTGTTCAGCTTGAGTGAGGGTTGCTTTTGCCTGTTCCCATTCTCCTAACTTCTGATAAATTAAAGCTAAATTACGAGTGGCGATCGCTCTGCCGATCCGATCGCCCTGCTGTTGATATTGTTTAATCGCAGTTTTTAATAAGGCGATCGCCTCTGAATATTGATTTTGTTGATATAGCTCTTGCGCTTCTTGCTCGATTGATTGAATTGATTGAATCGTTTGATTGCTGGTAGCCACTACAATCTGTGGCTGTTGAATTAAGAAAATTAAGGCGATCGCACTGATAAATAATAATAATCTGTTTAATTTATACATAATCTCGATTCGATAATTAATGTAAGGGCGAACAGCTGTTCGCCCCTACCAAACGCATCATTAAAACGGTTTTAATTCGAGGGAAAAATAAACCCCTTCTT
Encoded proteins:
- a CDS encoding CHAT domain-containing protein, yielding MYKLNRLLLFISAIALIFLIQQPQIVVATSNQTIQSIQSIEQEAQELYQQNQYSEAIALLKTAIKQYQQQGDRIGRAIATRNLALIYQKLGEWEQAKATLTQAEQLIQAINHEPERSQLLAQVGEVKGQVELSLGRSQAALETWQQATSLYEEQGNISGLIQGKIYQAYALQALGLYSQSIKTLTATKKQLQNKPDTLIKAQALLNLGDVLNRVGKYQAAQTTLNSGLAIAKKLEDNSTIADIFLSLGNNARFQERLPVALDYYQQAIDIAPQPSIQLRAKLDLLGVLISLQDKKATSNLVTEIEQLLTQLPEQQTTIQGQISLARHLLNLDTEPRQIAELLVSGIKQAQKLDIKRTEAEALGVLGHLYERNQQWSAARAITQKALVTAQSINARELTYQWQWQLGRILKAQGNRAKAIAAYTQATDNLQILRSDLVAISSDVQYSFRDQIEPVYRELAVLLLDPQASQAELNQTRQIIESLQVAELDNFFRDACLDTKPQQIDQLDPTAAVIYTIVLGNRLEVVAAIPNQPLRHYATKLPPAEIELVITSANSQLLEPRRLNLKLFQQAYDWLIRPLEAELKTNNIQTLVFVPDGILRNLPPAALHDGQQYLIEKYSVAIAPSLQLTELQAIDVEQQNILLAGLSESRQGFPSLPGVKQEIERIQPLFTSSVLLNDSFTELNFNRFASQTPFRVVHLATHGQFSSNADDTFILTWDNRINIDELSRLLRGDSKQLRPIDLLVLSACETASGDRLAALGLAGIAVRAGARSTVASLWPVSDLATATLMTHFYEALAQGNITKAEALRQAQISTLKNDSFAHPFFWSAFILVGNWL
- a CDS encoding CHASE2 domain-containing protein, whose product is MSVYIVSLKITEGSLATGFSVTLQISQEGLPAELEICSQLPAAPHILQQYKLWQTAYLGLRLSTRLESNKAFISNYSRSENCDRAATKLLSSINNWLDADSFRHLKERFLSRLSPVDEIRILIQTENILLQCLPWHLVNWFEPYTKAEIALSKPSYEKEKRSVINLKTHVRILAIIGNSQGINTDLDRCLLEQLPNSSVTLLTETSRKEITEKLWDTQGWDILFFAGHSNSDCHKKTGCIQINQQDNLTTNELRYALTKAVASGLKIAIFNSCDGLGLAHELADLKIPQIIVMREPVEDKVAQEFLKYFLTAYAKGESFYLAVREARARLQGLEDHYPCATWLPVIVQNPAEIPPAWQQLYRQKRESVTNHVFRRRLKIPLVLASSAIATVAVIGLRSLGMLQGWELKAFDYLSQKLPSESGDQRMLIIGADEQDISSNNYKYPLPDDILAELVDKIQQHQPAIIGIDIFRDYPVPSNNKHQNSKSQSYWQYPNVISICLGDSLNNSVAPPPDSPPEQVGFDNIYDDLKITNGQDDHVRRYLLSRSDNPLTQTSYCESNYSFVLQLVSRFFQSRNIPVTTKGNNWQFGSQLVTRLVNGSGGYQKFDDRGNQLLISYRRTPQIAQQVSVRDILEEQDTFDPSWIKNRIVLIGVTAKSVPDLHDTPIGEIRGLYLHAHVVSQLVSAVEDNRPLIWWLPFWGDYLWIWFWSLGSGLIIVLKQNYLYRSLAITGCVIVLSGVCWLVLSQGGWLALIPGTMAIALTTTIIIWRH
- a CDS encoding DUF928 domain-containing protein; the encoded protein is MFLKTIYSQRQRQNNQWIIGYLKAWQLIFILLVITFCAAPQSAQGKEKKNTSNRLPPAPKTGSPEGDFSAGGTRGNKPWNFVCGDKTQNISYLLGDRNREFTAAAYPSFWFHIPNNIDRTTEIKFVVSELKTGKKVYERVIQGTNKSGILGITLPQEKQYALSSEANYSWSLSVDCAGPYRGSETILAGWITRLSSDSKLEKQLAAASKPERSEVYLENNFLYDALTELAQGRMAQPNNTQIERAWNQLLIKLGWQDLAHQKSSIEPCILDLQISSNQK
- a CDS encoding DUF1822 family protein gives rise to the protein MILDFQNIENIAIALPITSDSRKIANNFASQQFNQQKAEQIFLNTLAVLTVKNYLDLLGIPTNLAGSDSWDPVMRICDNVADLDIFELGKLECRPVRSADSSCHIPMEVWDLRLGYVIVKIDDSFKNAKLLGFVPQVTTEELTITDLRPIEALIDHLHDVKELTFTPPLVNLDLWLHNIFTAGWKTVESLLNPEQLTLNWGFRNTELTPENSLESENIENIVQRAKLIDLGIQLRDRQVVLLVEINPELKDKIAVTLQVHPRPNDAYLPEALILKVIESSGEVFMQAQSRSQDNFIQLQFSGQKEERFTVKIILDNAELTEQFQL